A region of Ovis canadensis isolate MfBH-ARS-UI-01 breed Bighorn chromosome 19, ARS-UI_OviCan_v2, whole genome shotgun sequence DNA encodes the following proteins:
- the CNBP gene encoding CCHC-type zinc finger nucleic acid binding protein isoform X3, whose product MSSNECFKCGRSGHWARECPAGGGRGRGMRSRGRGGFTSDRDICYRCGESGHLAKDCDLQEDACYNCGRGGHIAKDCKEPKREREQCCYNCGKPGHLARDCDHADEQKCYSCGEFGHIQKDCTKVKCYRCGETGHVAINCSKTSEVNCYRCGESGHLARECTIEATA is encoded by the exons ATGAGCAGCAATGAGTGCTTCAAGTGCGGACGGTCTGGTCACTGGGCCCGGGAGTGCCCCGCTGGTGGAGGCCGCGGTCGCGGGATGAGAAGCCGTGGCAGAGGTGGTTTTACCTCGGATAGAG ACATCTGCTACCGCTGTGGCGAGTCTGGCCACCTTGCCAAGGACTGCGACCTTCAGGAGGACG CCTGCTATAACTGCGGCCGAGGCGGCCACATCGCCAAGGACTGCAAGGAGCCCAAGCGGGAGCGGGAGCAGTGCTGCTACAACTGCGGCAAGCCCGGCCACCTGGCCCGCGACTGCGACCACGCCGACGAGCAGAAGTGCTACTCCTGCGGCGAGTTCGGGCACATCCAGAAGGACTGCACCAAGGTCAAGTGCTACAG GTGTGGCGAAACTGGTCACGTAGCCATCAACTGCAGCAAGACAAGTGAAGTCAACTGTTACCGCTGTGGCGAGTCAGGGCACCTCGCGCGGGAGTGCACGATCGAGGCCACGGCTTAA
- the CNBP gene encoding CCHC-type zinc finger nucleic acid binding protein isoform X1 codes for MSSNECFKCGRSGHWARECPAGGGRGRGMRSRGRGGFTSDRGFQFVSSSLPDICYRCGESGHLAKDCDLQEDACYNCGRGGHIAKDCKEPKREREQCCYNCGKPGHLARDCDHADEQKCYSCGEFGHIQKDCTKVKCYRCGETGHVAINCSKTSEVNCYRCGESGHLARECTIEATA; via the exons ATGAGCAGCAATGAGTGCTTCAAGTGCGGACGGTCTGGTCACTGGGCCCGGGAGTGCCCCGCTGGTGGAGGCCGCGGTCGCGGGATGAGAAGCCGTGGCAGAGGTGGTTTTACCTCGGATAGAG GCTTCCAGTTTGTCTCCTCGTCTCTTCCAGACATCTGCTACCGCTGTGGCGAGTCTGGCCACCTTGCCAAGGACTGCGACCTTCAGGAGGACG CCTGCTATAACTGCGGCCGAGGCGGCCACATCGCCAAGGACTGCAAGGAGCCCAAGCGGGAGCGGGAGCAGTGCTGCTACAACTGCGGCAAGCCCGGCCACCTGGCCCGCGACTGCGACCACGCCGACGAGCAGAAGTGCTACTCCTGCGGCGAGTTCGGGCACATCCAGAAGGACTGCACCAAGGTCAAGTGCTACAG GTGTGGCGAAACTGGTCACGTAGCCATCAACTGCAGCAAGACAAGTGAAGTCAACTGTTACCGCTGTGGCGAGTCAGGGCACCTCGCGCGGGAGTGCACGATCGAGGCCACGGCTTAA
- the CNBP gene encoding CCHC-type zinc finger nucleic acid binding protein isoform X2, translated as MSSNECFKCGRSGHWARECPAGGGRGRGMRSRGRGFQFVSSSLPDICYRCGESGHLAKDCDLQEDACYNCGRGGHIAKDCKEPKREREQCCYNCGKPGHLARDCDHADEQKCYSCGEFGHIQKDCTKVKCYRCGETGHVAINCSKTSEVNCYRCGESGHLARECTIEATA; from the exons ATGAGCAGCAATGAGTGCTTCAAGTGCGGACGGTCTGGTCACTGGGCCCGGGAGTGCCCCGCTGGTGGAGGCCGCGGTCGCGGGATGAGAAGCCGTGGCAGAG GCTTCCAGTTTGTCTCCTCGTCTCTTCCAGACATCTGCTACCGCTGTGGCGAGTCTGGCCACCTTGCCAAGGACTGCGACCTTCAGGAGGACG CCTGCTATAACTGCGGCCGAGGCGGCCACATCGCCAAGGACTGCAAGGAGCCCAAGCGGGAGCGGGAGCAGTGCTGCTACAACTGCGGCAAGCCCGGCCACCTGGCCCGCGACTGCGACCACGCCGACGAGCAGAAGTGCTACTCCTGCGGCGAGTTCGGGCACATCCAGAAGGACTGCACCAAGGTCAAGTGCTACAG GTGTGGCGAAACTGGTCACGTAGCCATCAACTGCAGCAAGACAAGTGAAGTCAACTGTTACCGCTGTGGCGAGTCAGGGCACCTCGCGCGGGAGTGCACGATCGAGGCCACGGCTTAA